The following nucleotide sequence is from Achromobacter spanius.
GCCACGCCGTCCTTCGTGGACATGCATGACTTTGGCGACTTGCTGGTGGAAAACGGTTTCGCTGACCCGGTGATGGACCAGGAAATCCTGACGCTGACCTACCGCAGCCCTGAAAAGCTGCTGGCCGACGTGCGCGCGCTGGGCGGCAACCCCGCCGAAGGCCGGCGCGGCGGGCTGGTGGGGCGAGACTGGCGCAACCGCCTCTGCGCCGCCCTGGAAGCCCAACGCCGGGCCGATGGCCTGATCGCACTAAGTATTGAAGTGGCTTACGGCCATGCCTGGCGCGCCGCGGCGCATCGCACCGTGGCGGGTGAGACTCGCCTGTCCGTCAGCGCCATCGGCGGCCGGCAGGCCAAGCCCCTCTGAGGCCGCGATGACACTGCCCCCCCGCGCCACCGCCGACCCACATGCCTGGATCGACGCCTTCCGGGGGCAGATGCTGCGCTTTGCCACGTTGCAGTTGGGCCAGCCCGAAGCGGCGCAGGACGCGGTGCAGGAAGCAATCGCGGCTGCGTTGGCCAAGCGGGGCGCGCTTGAAGATAGCGCGGCATTCAAGCAATGGGTGTTCGGCATCCTCAAGCACAAGATCGTGGACACTATCCGCAGCCGCGCGCGCTTGACGCACTTTCCAGAAGCCGACGACCCCGACATGATGGACGCCTGCTTCACACCGAACGGCGAATGGACCCCACAAGCCCTTCCGGCGGCCTGGGCGGCACCGGACGAAGCCATGCACAGCAAACAGTTCTGGCTGGTGTTCAGCACATGCCTGGAACGCTTGCCGCCTGCCAATGCGCGCGTCTTCATGATGCGCGAGTACCTGGAATTTGAGGCCGCCGAAATCTGCGAGCGCCTGTCCCTGACACCCGGTGCGCTGCACATCGCCATGCACCGGGCCCGCCTGCGGCTACGCAGTTGCCTGGAACTGAACTGGTTTGCTGACCAAGGGGGCCGCAAATGCTGAAATGCCGTGACGTCTCGCAACTGGCGTCTCAAGAACGCGAAGCGCCCCTGCGCCTGCCCCAACGCATCGGCATGACGATGCATCTGGCGATGTGCTGGCGCTGCCGCCGCTTCCGGCAGCAGATCGGTCTGCTGGGGGATTTGACGCGAGCCTACCCTGGCCCCTCGGAAGAAGGCGCCGACCCTCGCCCCTCGGAACGCGACGACGACGCCGCCCCCAAGCCGCCTTCGCTCTGAATTTACATTTCTTACAATTCTCTCCGTAAGGAAAGCGCTCTCTCGCGCGA
It contains:
- a CDS encoding sigma-70 family RNA polymerase sigma factor, which translates into the protein MTLPPRATADPHAWIDAFRGQMLRFATLQLGQPEAAQDAVQEAIAAALAKRGALEDSAAFKQWVFGILKHKIVDTIRSRARLTHFPEADDPDMMDACFTPNGEWTPQALPAAWAAPDEAMHSKQFWLVFSTCLERLPPANARVFMMREYLEFEAAEICERLSLTPGALHIAMHRARLRLRSCLELNWFADQGGRKC